The Oceanispirochaeta sp. M1 genome contains a region encoding:
- a CDS encoding slipin family protein has protein sequence MIDVFQKKLDGVKNQRKALLKKDYSYNAFSFMILGVFLALGTTAQYLWGDVFDLEKIVYYSAGMLWAGIILTIIPLWIMNVLIIIGAWLYLALEMSTAYYPLAIAASLGILFSASMELIYQWDKVVVLRMGRFRSVHGPGLFTLLPLIDRVAAYVDTRIRVTDFSAEKTITKDTVPVHVDALCFWMVWDAKQAILEVENFEEAISLSAQTALRDAIGKHDLSTLLSGREELGKEIQKVLDTKTNPWGVSIMSIEFTDVIIPKELEDAMSKKAQAEREKQSRIILGEAEVEVAKQFREASKSYEGNPEALQLRAMNMVYEGIRHKGSMMILPSSALDSMNLGGTMGMAAFQKTHMNQINSEGSADDDSTGGAEK, from the coding sequence ATGATTGATGTATTTCAGAAAAAATTGGATGGGGTTAAGAATCAGCGTAAAGCATTGCTGAAGAAAGATTACAGCTATAATGCTTTTTCTTTTATGATCCTTGGTGTTTTTCTTGCACTGGGTACCACCGCACAGTATCTCTGGGGAGATGTATTCGATCTGGAAAAGATCGTTTATTACTCTGCGGGAATGCTATGGGCTGGAATAATACTGACCATTATTCCCCTCTGGATTATGAATGTTCTCATTATTATCGGAGCCTGGCTCTATCTGGCTCTTGAGATGAGCACTGCGTATTATCCACTGGCCATCGCTGCATCCCTGGGGATCTTGTTTTCGGCTTCAATGGAACTCATTTATCAGTGGGACAAGGTCGTGGTACTCCGAATGGGGCGCTTCCGCTCTGTACACGGACCCGGGCTGTTTACACTGCTCCCCCTGATTGATCGTGTTGCCGCATATGTGGATACAAGAATCAGGGTCACCGATTTCAGTGCTGAAAAGACAATTACAAAGGATACAGTACCGGTACATGTGGATGCCCTGTGTTTCTGGATGGTTTGGGATGCCAAGCAGGCAATTCTTGAAGTGGAGAATTTCGAAGAAGCAATCAGCCTTTCGGCCCAGACGGCCCTGCGTGATGCCATCGGTAAGCATGATCTTTCAACTCTTCTGTCAGGAAGAGAAGAGCTGGGAAAAGAGATCCAGAAGGTATTGGATACCAAGACGAACCCCTGGGGTGTCTCCATCATGTCCATTGAGTTTACAGATGTGATAATCCCTAAGGAATTGGAAGATGCCATGAGCAAGAAGGCTCAGGCCGAGAGGGAAAAACAGTCCCGTATTATTCTCGGAGAAGCAGAAGTAGAAGTGGCCAAACAGTTTCGGGAGGCTTCAAAGAGCTATGAAGGTAATCCTGAGGCTCTGCAGCTCAGAGCCATGAATATGGTGTATGAGGGAATCCGGCATAAAGGATCAATGATGATACTGCCGTCTTCCGCATTGGACAGTATGAACCTGGGAGGAACCATGGGTATGGCAGCCTTTCAGAAAACTCATATGAATCAAATAAATTCCGAAGGCTCTGCCGACGATGACAGCACAGGAGGTGCAGAAAAATGA
- a CDS encoding ABC transporter ATP-binding protein — MINITGVKKTYKAGDTEVKALRGVDLLINKGEFISIAGPSGSGKTTLLNLIGCIDTVDEGEIHIEGQDVTSLKKEEKTTFRRDKLGFIFQSYNLIPVLTAYENVAFSLQLLGLKDKEIKERTMAILKEVGLEGMESRRPAKLSGGQQQRVAVARALIKHPLIVLADEPTANLDSHTGEDILKLMKEMNEKHGTTFVFSTHDKMVMEYADRLVYIHDGEFTSDERRSASESK, encoded by the coding sequence ATGATAAATATTACTGGTGTAAAGAAAACTTATAAAGCTGGTGACACAGAAGTTAAAGCACTTAGAGGCGTAGATCTTCTCATAAATAAGGGTGAATTTATCTCCATTGCCGGTCCCTCAGGATCGGGTAAGACAACACTTCTTAATCTGATTGGATGCATAGACACTGTTGATGAAGGTGAGATCCATATTGAAGGTCAGGATGTCACTTCCTTGAAAAAAGAAGAAAAAACAACATTCCGAAGAGACAAACTGGGATTTATCTTTCAGAGCTATAACCTGATCCCCGTTCTTACGGCTTATGAAAATGTTGCATTTTCTCTGCAGCTTCTGGGACTGAAGGACAAGGAGATTAAAGAGCGGACCATGGCTATTTTGAAAGAAGTAGGCCTGGAAGGGATGGAGAGTAGAAGACCTGCGAAGCTTTCCGGTGGTCAGCAGCAGCGTGTGGCCGTGGCCCGGGCTCTGATCAAACACCCTCTGATTGTCCTTGCGGATGAACCTACAGCCAATCTGGATTCTCATACAGGAGAGGATATCCTCAAGCTGATGAAAGAGATGAATGAGAAGCATGGAACCACCTTTGTTTTTTCTACCCATGACAAGATGGTTATGGAGTATGCCGATAGACTGGTTTATATCCATGACGGTGAGTTCACTTCGGATGAGAGGCGTTCAGCCTCTGAGTCTAAATAA